The Thermosipho japonicus region AATCTTTTGCATCATATTTTTTCATATAAAAATCTAAAACTTTTAAATCACTATTTTCCTTTGCTTTTAAGATTTCCTTTCTTTCCATAAGAATTTCTTGATTAACTTTTCGAATTAATGGAATCATTATCTTTACAAATAATTCCTTTTTTTCAGTAACTGGAGCTTCAGAAAGGTTTTTTGGCAATGATTCAACAATCACATTAGGAGAATTTTTAATTGAAAAATAACCTATCCTTTCAAAATATTTTTTTAATTCTTTCCAATCATCAAAATTGACCTTTATTTCTGATTCAAAAAATTGAAAATACTCAAATTCTGAATCAATAGTATAAAAGTTTAAAAACAAAAATGCTATAATTATAATCGAAAAAGTTGCTTTTCTCATCTATCTTATCACCTCTCATATCAATTTTATCATAAATTTTATAAATAAACTTAAAGGAGGGGTTAAATGCTTTTTAAGACTGATTTTAGAGGTTCATACGCTATCTTGTTTGTTGAACTTGAAATAGGTGAAACTATTGTAGCAGAACCTGGTGCAATGGTTTCAATGGAAGGGGATATTGAAGTAAATACATCTACAGGAGGAATATTTAAAGCCTTAAAAAGAGCCTTTTTAGGTGGTGAACACTTTTTCCTCAATAAATATATTTCACATAGTAAAAGCAAAATTTCATTTGCCCCACTTCTTCCAGGTGATATTGAAGTAATAGATATCAAAAATGGATTTTTCCTTCAATCTACATCCTATCTTGCAAGTCAAGAAACTATATCAATAGACACAAAATTTGGTGGATTCAAAACTTTCTTTTCCGGTGAAGGTTTCTTTCTATTAAAACTTTCTGGATATGGAAAAGCTGCTATATCTGCCTTCGGTGGAATTTATCACAAAGAACTTGAACCTGGAGAGACAATTACTGTTGATACAGGTCATATTGTAGGATTTGATGAAACAGTAAAATATTCTGTTAGAACTTTTGGTGGAATAAAATCAACTCTTTTTGGTGGTGAAGGTCTCGTAGTTGATCTTGTTGGTCCAGGGAGAGTATATATACAAACAAGAAATTCTCCTGCATTTATCAACTGGATTAGAAATCTTTTACCTAGAGATACCGCAAGTAAGTAAAAATAATCTTTTTTTGAACCATTTAAAATTTTCATTAGTCAAAATAGTAGAAAAAGTAAAAAGTAGTTTTTATAATTGCTAATAAGGTAGAGTGTAATTCTTTGTTAACAAAAATGGTTCGTAACAGAAACTTTGGCAAGACTAACTTTGTAACATAAATGATGTAATATATTAAATAGAGAAACCCCCCTATCCCCCTTGAGATACACCCCCCACAGCTTTGAGCGGGCCAAGAAAAAGGCCCGTGTTTTTTTTATTTATTTTCCAACACAAAAGTTTGAGAAAATTGTATCGAGCAAATCTTCAGAAAATCTTTTCCCTATTAATACATCCAATTCTTCCAAAGCTTTTCTTATATCAATAGATATAACATCAACCTCATACCCACTTTTTAAATTAAAAATAGCACTTTCAACATTTCTTTTTACTCTCTCCAAAACTTCGAGCTGCCTTTGTGTTATTACATGAGAGCTTTCTCCAGATTCTATGATATCAGAAACCTTTGATAATATTATAGACTCTAAAGATCTAAAACTTTCTCCCGTTAAAGCACTTATTTTTACTGCATCTTTAAACTCCTTATTAAAATTATAACCAATATCGCACTTGTTCCATACAGGTATATAGTTTAATTTTTTTACCTTCTCAAAAATATACTCATCTTCCTTTGTAAAACCTGTTGTCGCATCCAAAACAAAAAGAACAATATCAGCCTTTTCAAGCTCTTTAATACTTTTCTGGATGCCTATACTTTCTACAACATCATCTGTTTTTCTTATACCAGCAGTATCAACAATAACAAAATGGATTCCGTTAATATCTATTTCGCCTTTAATAACATCCCTTGTTGTACCGGGAATATCCGTAACTATTGCTCTATCTTCTTCCAAAAGCTTATTTAGCAAAGTAGACTTCCCCGAATTTGGCTTTCCCACGATTGTCATAACTATACCTTGATTCAAGGTTAAAGCTTTTTTGCTTTTCTCAATTTTCAAAGATAATTCTTGATCTATTTTAGATAATAAATTGGAAATATTATCAAAATCAACTTCCATATCATCCGGATAGTCTATAGAAACTTCTATCTCTGCAAGTATATTTAATAACCTTGAACGATAATTTTCTATTTCTTCTGATAGTTTGCCTTTTAAATTTTCAAAAGAAAGTTTTAAAGATATTTCACTTTTTGCTTCTATTATTTGATAAATTGACTCTGCTTGAACTAGAGAAATTTTTCCATTTAAAAATGCTCTTTTTGTAAATTCTCCTCTTTCTGCAAGCCTTGCTCCACTCTTCAACACTGCTTCAAGAACTTTTCTAGTAACCAGTATTCCTCCATGACCATATATTTCAACTAAATCGTTTCCTGTATAACTATTTGGGGATTTATAAAAAACAATATTTACCTCGTCTACTATTTGCCCTTCAAATTCCATAAAAGCATGATAAACTCTTCTATAATCAACATTAGAAATTTTTACCAACTTTTTTGCAATATCATGACTTTTAGGTCCATCAATCCTTACAACTGAAATAGCACCTGTTCCTAAAGGGCTGGATATTGCCGCAATCGTGTCAAACAAATCCTAATCCCTCCTCACAAAGGTTGTTTCAAAATTTTATTAAATCTCCTCGGAAATTTAGAATCAGTTGCTTTTACTTTTTCAAAAACAAGTAACACTCTTTCTTTATCAAGAATATTATATTCCCTTATTTCTTTAAGTTTTACGTTTAGCTCTTTTATAGCATTTTGCGCACTATCTAACTCCTCCTTATAATTTTTCCCCTTGTAAAGAAAAATTTTTCCACCAATTTTTGAAAAAGGAACTGTCAATTCCAATATTACTCTTAATTCTGCAACAGCCCTTGAAAAAACAGAATCAAATCTTCCAATCAAATCTTTCTTTTCTTCAATTCTTGCATTTAAAAATTCTAGATTATTCAAATTTAATTTATTACAAACCCCTCTAACAAAATCTATCTTTTTTCTAGAAGAGTCAACTAATAACCCTCGAGAATTTTCAAACATAATTCCAATAAAAACTCCTGGAACACCTCCTCCGGTCCCAACATCTAAAAAATTACTCCCCACATCATTTTCTTTTAGTGGAATTAAACTATCCATGGCTAATAACTGGTAGGCAAGTTCTAGATCCTTTATTGCGGTAAGATTTAACGGTGCATTTATAATTTCTTTCAAGTATCTTAAAATTAATTGCTTCTTTTCAAATTTCATTTTATCTTACCTCTTAACACTAAATATGTGTATTTAATTATTTCAAAAGGCACATGCCTTTTTTTTATCGGAGACTGCAGCCATCTATAAAACCACTCTAATTTCATTTTTTGGAAAAACAGTGGTGCACGTTTTTTTAACCCTGAAATTACGTCAAAACTTCCACCAACACCCATTGCAAATTTAAAAGGCAATGAAAAGTTATTAAAAATCCATTCTTCCTGTCTTGGAACACCCATTCCTACAAAAACTAAGTCAGGTTTTAAACGTTCGATTTCCTCAGAAACACTTTTATCATCAAAAGGAAAATAACCATGATGAAAGCCAACGACATTTACACCACTATTTTTTAGCTTTTTAGCCGCCTCTTCAATAACTTTTGGTTTAGCACCTAAAAGATAAACCTTCCAGTTATACTCTTTAGACTTTTCACATAGATATAACATTGTGTCTATACCTGTAATTCTATCAGTTAAAATGTTTCTGTTCCTTTTTAAGGCCCATACTATTCCAGAACCATCGGGAATAATATATGTAGCATTATTTACAACGTTTCTATAATAACCATCCTTCAACGCTCTTAATAAAATAGAAGCATTCAAAGTTACTATAAAAGTTTTTTCATTAGAAATTATACTCTTTACAATTTCTTCTCTTATCTCATTTTCAAATCCAACTGTGACCTTTAACTGCGAGAAATTTACAATATCCACTTTCTCCACCTTTCTTACTTTTCTAATACAAAAAAATTCCCGGATATTACCGGGACTGGTGCCGAGGGCGGGACTTGAACCCGCACGGAGAAAACTCCACATGATCCTGAGTCATGCGCGTCTGCCAGTTCCGCCACCTCGGCATGTTACACAACTATATTATATCACATAAAATTTAAGTAAACTATACTTCTTCAAACAATTCTTGCTTTACAAATATTGAACTTTCAAAGATTATCTTAGGAGAAGGTATACCATTGAAATTTGTACCATATTCAGTAGTGTACGCTCCTGTGTTATACAATACAATTAAATCATCCATTGTTGTGGTTTTCGGTAAATTAATATCATAATACATTACATCAACGCTATCACATGTTGGACCTGCAAGAACAAATTTTTCCTTTTCTTCATCCTCTTTGTCAATAACTTCAACTTCATACCTTATATTTTGTATAGTTTCAGTAAGACCATGGAATACTCCTGCATCAGTATAAATCCATTTTTCTTCTCCTTTTTGGCTTCTTAAAATTACACTCGTTATCATTACACCAGCGTTACCTACCATTGAACGTCCTGGTTCCAATATTACTGTTACATCTTCTCCAATATAATCTGCAATTGCCTCATTTATAACTGCAGAAATTTCTTCAACTGTTGGAATATTTTTTGAATATTTTACTGGCATTCCTCCACCAGTATTTACCATTTTCATTTCAATTCCCATTCTTCTTGCCTCTTCAAATACTACAGAAACTTCCCTAATAGCAACTCTCCAATTTTCAGGGTTATAATTTTGTGATCCCACATGAAAACTCACACCAATTGGATTAAGTCCCAATGAGTGCGCATATTTTACCAACGAAATGGCGTGATCAACACTTGTTCCAAATTTTTTGGTTAAAGGCCAGTCTGCATCATCTTCCATCCCATTGGTACTAATTCTAACATATATATTCGAATTTGGAGCATTTTTTGCTATCTTTTCTATCTCCATTTCGCTGTCAACTGCAAACATTTTAATTCCTTTTTCATATGCAAACGCTATATCTGAAGATTTCTTTATTGTATTCCCAAAACTCATCCTCTCTGGTTCTACACCTATACTTAAGAGCTTTTCAATCTCTGGTCTTGAAGCCACATCAAAATAGCTTCCTAAATCTCTTAAAAGTTTTAAAATTTCAATATGGGAGTTGGCCTTAACAGCATAATAAATCTTTGAATTTTTTACATTTTCTACAAGTCTTTTGTAGTTATCTCTTATTATTTCCAAATCCATTACTAAAATAGGAGTTCCGTGCTTTTCTGCCAATGCTTTCAATTTTTGGTTGAGAATTTTTTTGTCCATTCTCCCCACTCCCTTCAGTAAAAAATCTAAAACAATAATAAACTAATTTATGCTACATTAAAACATACATATTATTAATTTTTTACTACAACATGTTACAATTTTGAAATACAGAGTGGGAAGGTTATAATAACATATAAATAAAATGTGAAAAAACACCAGCTGCAAGTCCTCCAATTGTATGCGACAAAATTGCTTTACCTGTCAAAAATCTATACCCAAGTTCATCCATCATAGCAATATGAGTGCTCAAATATCCACTCCAAGTCATTCCCATGGCTGTAAAGACTGCTATATCATTCGGTGTAATAATATTCAAATCAATAAACTTTGGGATTAATGCAAGTGCAGCACCAGTTGAACCTAATGAAGTTAAAGGAAAGGCAATCAATTCAGGATTGGAAAAACCAAACAACCACTTTAAAATGAAGAATATTTTTTCACCCAAATAAGGCAATATTGGAATACCTTCATATGCAAGTCCCTGGTATCCTACTGTTGGATCTTTTGGCCCAAAAGTAATCATCATTACAAAAGTGCTAATTACTAGTACTCCAGGAATGATACCTAATCCAATATCAACACCCTTTTTTCCACCATCAAGTAACGCAGTTAAAAGTCTCTCTGTAAAACTGCCATAACTATTGCCAGCCTCATATTCAACATTTATTACTTCTTCCGAATCATCGTATTCTCCCAATTTTTTCCTTGTAAAACTTGAAAAAACTCTTACGCTAACAATACTTCCAAAAATTGCACCCAAATTTCCAATAAACACGGCGGGAACTAGATTATACCCCATTTTACTACCTTGAGCAATCATAAAAGTTGAAACTATTAGTCCCATCCCAAAAGAAGTTCCCAAATTACACAGCAAAGGTTCTTGCCACTTTGCAAAGTTTTTCATAAACCTTTTATCCTTTGCAAGAGCAATAATAGCTGGATTATCTGAAAAGTAAGTTGCAATTATTCCCATCACAGAAACACCAGGAAGGTTATAGAGAGGTTTCATAAACGGTCTTAAAATTACATCTATCAAATCAGCAACCTTAAATTCAAACAAAAGACCTGAAAAAGCTCCAGTAATAACTGCTACTGCCATAATAAAAAATACGGTATTTAATAATAAATCATGGGCTGTTAGCATTAGTGTCTTAAAAAAATTAGAAACTCCCATATAGGAGTTTACAAACAAAAAAGCAAGTATCAATACTATTAGAAAAAGAAAAGCTTCAAAATATGATTTTTTCACAAATACTCCCCTTTCTCAGTCTAATTTTAGCAGAACCAGTATAATACCAACTAATAAAGATATTACACCAACTATTTCTGCATGCAACGACTGAGAAATGGGATAAGCGGCAATTAAAATCGCAAAATATTTAAAAAAGCTTCCAATTATTCTTTTGCTTACTCTTTTAATTGAAAATATAGCATACTCAAATCTATCTTTTCCCAAAGCTAAAACCAATATTCTAAACCTGGTATCTATAGAATAAATATCCCTAATAATCCTATAAAGTTGGTAAAGCGTTGAAAGAATTAAAAAGAAAAACAATTGCAAAATACCTTTAGGTATATAATACCAACCTAATATTCCAAGCCCTAAAACAATTAATTCATTAAAAACTCTAAACGTACCATATTTAAAGAATGTCTTTGAAATTACAATTAAAAAAGCTAATGCAATAGAAATCAGGAGCCCTACAGCCCCTGTAATAAGCGTAAAAAAGGTAACATCAAGCATTATCTTTTTCACCGCCACTCTTAAACATTTCAGAAATTGCTCCTATACTTCCTAAAATACCTGATAATTCCATTGGTAAGAATATCTTAGTTGCATTTCCATTAGCCATTTCTTTAAGTGTCTCAAGATATCTTACTGCAATAACATCGTTGGTAGGATTTCCTTCATGGATTGATTTAAATACTAACATAATAGCTTCACCTTGACCCTGAGCTTCAGCAATCAATTTATACTTATTTGCTTCTGCCACTTTCTTAATGGCCTCCGCTTCACCTTCTGCCTTTAAAATCGCTGCCTGTTTTTGACCTTCCGCCTTTAAAATTTCAGATTGTCTAATTCCTTCTGCTTCTAAAATTGCGGCTCTCTTTGTCCTTTCAGCTTTCATTTGTTTACTCATAGCCTCCATAATATCTTTTGGAGGATCTATTTTCTTAATTTCCACCCTTGTAATTCTAATTCCCCATTTATCAGTAGCTTCATCAAGTACAGTTCTAAGTTTTGTATTTATTTCTTCTCTCGAGGTAAGCGTTTGATCAAGTTCTAATTCACCAATAACATTTCTAAGATTTGTTTGTGCAAGCTTTATGGTTGCAAATTCAAAATTACTAACATTGTATACTGCCTTGTATGCATCTGTAATTTCATAGTATATGACAGCATCTACAGTTACAACAACGTTATCCTTTGTAATAACTTCTTGAGGTGGAACATCTATGACATGTTCTCTTAAATCTACTTTTATCATTCTATCAAAAAAAGGAATTATAAAATGAATACCAGCTTTAACTTCTTTTCTAAACTTTCCAAGTCTTTCTACCAATCCTCTTTCATACGGTCTAACAATTCTTATACCAGATGCCGCAACTAAAAACAAAAAGAATATTAATATTAAAAACAAAAAGTATAACATATTATCATACCCCCTTATCTATTTTTTCAACCACAACATGTGCACCTTCAACTTGCAAAATTTTTACATATTCCCCCTTTTTTATTACAATTTCATCATCATTTGAGAATGCTCTCCAGGTATCACCATTTACTTTAATAATTCCAGTTCCTGCTTTGTTGTTAATATCTTCTAAAACCAAGGCATGCTTTCCAATTATCTCATCAACATTAATCTTTCTCGTTTGCTCTCCACTAATTTTATTTGCAAGAGGCCTTGTTAAAATAACCAAAATACCAGAGGCTACTATAAATGTAACAAGTTCCCAAATTGTATTGCCTATGAAAAAAGCAACTAGTGCTGATGCCAATGCGCCTACACCAAACCAGAATATAAAAAACGTAGGCGTTAATATCTCAGCTGCCATTAATATTACTCCTAATATAATCCAAAAAACTGTCGGGCTAATTATATCACCCCCTCACTTTTTAAAAAACTTTCAAATTTTTCGACCAAATTTGGATCAAAATATTTTCCGGATAACTTTTTAATCATTTCCATAGCTTCTTTTGGAGTTTTTAGTTCAGATTCCCATTCTGAAGAAATAAAATGAGTTGTTTCATCAAAAAAATCTAGTATAGAAATTACTCTGGCATAATATGGAATCTGTCTTTCTCTCAAACCATCAGGATAACCTTTTCCATCCCATCTTTCATGGTGATATCTAACAGTTGGAATATATTCCCACAAAACTTCGAACATCGAAAGAAAAATACTTCCCATAACTGTGTGATCTTGGTAACTTTCTTCAAACAATCTCATCCTAGTGGGTGAATATAACATTAATTGTTCAAGGCTGATTTTTCCAACATCATGCAAATATGCATGAAATACAAATTTTCTTAATTCTTTCTCATCCATTCCTAAAAATCTTCCAAATTTTTCCGCCATTCTTGCAACTCTTTCAGTATGGCTATATCCATCACTGTCTTCTACTTCACTTAAAACTATTATATTTACAAGCAAATCAACAATTAATTCTTCTGCCTTATCCTTGTGTAAAACATTTAAGTGCCCTCTTACAACTTTTTCAATTATTATAGGTAAAAGGTCAAAATATTGTTTTTCGTTTTTGAGAGAAAAAACAATATCTTGATTCTTTTCTACAAAGATAAATCCATTTTCTTCAAAAATATTTATATCTTTTTCTCCTTTTTCAAAACCTATATCATAGTCATATAATTTTTCTTTCAGAAAATTTGATAATTCTTTTGAAATCAATTTATCACCTTCTTTCAGCAATAGCCTTGCGGACAATCTCAACAAATTCTTCAATATTTACATCTTTTTCCTCGGCTCCATCTCTGCTTCTAACACTTATTTTACCACTTTTCTCTTCATTTTCTCCTACAATAATCATATATGGTACTTTGCTGATTTGAGCTTCTCTAATCTTATAACCAAGCGTTTCGTTCCTACCATCAACTTCAACCCTAATATTATTTTCACTTAACAACCTTGCAACTTTTCTTGCATAATCAATATATTTATCAGAAACTGGTAACACTAATACCTGTACTGGTGAAATCCAAAGTGGGAACGCTCCTGCATAATGCTCAATTAATATTCCAAAGAATCTTTCAAGTGATCCATATTTTGCCGTATGAATCATCACTGGCCTTTTTTCAATACCATCCTTGTCTACATATTTAAGGTCAAACCTTTCTGGCATTTGAAAATCTAGTTGAATTGTTGCACATTGCCATTCTCTACCAAGAGAATCTTTTACATGAAAATCAACTTTCGGACCATAGAAAGCACCTTCACCTTCTGCAATATCAAAATCAAGCTTTATATCTTCTAAAACTTTTTTTAGAGCATTTGTTGCTTTTTCCCAGGTCTCTTCATCCCCCATATGATCTTCTGGCATGGTGCTCAAAGTTGCTCTGTAAGTAAATCCAAATGGTTTATAAAGTTCGTCTATAAGCCTTACAACAGAGCTTACTTCTTCTTCAATTTGATCTTGTCTACAGAATATATGAGCATCATCTTGAGTAAATGCCCTCACCCTAAGAAGCCCATGTAATACTCCACTTCTTTCATACCTATGAACCTTCCCAAATTCAAAAAGCCTTATAGGAAGATCTCTGTAAGAAACTACATCATTCTTATAAATCAGAATATGTCCTGGACAGTTCATTGGCTTTACTGCGTATTCAGTCTCTTCCTTTTCTGTAAAATACATATTATCTTTGTAATGATCCCAGTGACCGCTTTGATGCCAAAGCTTTACATTCATAATTAATGGAGTCATTACTTCTTTATATCCATACTTTTTGTGAAGTTGTCTTGAAAAACTCATCAGTTCATTTAAAATAGTTGCACCTTTTGGAAGGAATATTGGCATTCCAGCTGCAACATCTGTGTTTATAAAGAATAATCCAAGTTTTGGACCTAATTTTCTGTGATCTCTCTTTTTAGCTTCTTCAAGCATTTTTAAATAATTATCCAATTCATCTTTGGTAGCAAATGCTGTACCATAAATTCTTTGAAGCATTGGATTTTTTTCACTACCTCTCCAATATGCACCAGAAACAGACAATAGTTTAAAGTGCTTTATCATTCCCGTTCTTGGTAAATGTGGTCCTCTACATAGATCCACAAATTCTCCTTGCTTATAAAAACTCACTTTTTCATCTTGTATTTCTTTTATTAACTCTACTTTGTATATTTGACCTTTTTCCTCCATCATCTTTATAGCTTCATCTTTACTCAGTTCAAACCTTTCAATCTTTAAATCTTCCTTTATGATCTTTTTCATTTCTTTTTCAATCTTTTCTAAATCCTCTTCTTTTATAACCCCATTCAATATTTCAAAGTCATAATAAAATCCATTTTCAATAGTAGGACCTATACCTAGTCTAACATTTTCTGGACCATATATTCTCATAACTGCTTGAGCCATTATATGTGCCATGGTATGCCTAAAAAATTCTGGCGCCTCTTTATCCTTTTTCGTTATAATTCTTATCTCACAATCAAAGTCAATAGGTCTTTCAAGATCCCATAGCATTCCATTAACTATTCCTCCAACTGCATTTCTGTATAACCCTTCACTAATCTCTCGTGCAATTTGTGCAAGCGTAATTTTTTCTCTATATTCTTTTACACTTCCATCTGGTAAAGTTACCTTCATTATATTACCTCCTCTATTTAAATTTTATTATTCCTTTCTTTATTAAATATCCATATATCAACAAAGAAATTAATATTGAAATAATAACTACTTTTAAATTACCATTAATCAAAAACAAAGAATAAAAAATAAAAGCTTCCAGCAAAGGTAAAATCCAAATCTTTAAGAAAGAATCTCTATACGACTCTATTAATATGATTAAAAATATCAAAAAAATATTAATTAAATTAAAATCTTTAAAGATTACCATATTATATAAAGAAAGAAAAACAACGTATCTTAACGCTTTTTCAAAGCTAAAGCTATTAACAGATTCTAAAAAGAAAAACAACATAAAAGATAAAAAAAGATCGGAAAACGCTAAATCAAAAGAAATTAATAAAAATGGAAAAAGCCAAAAAAACAAACCTGATATCATAAACCAAGCTCCTTTGATATCTTCTTCATTGCATTTAAGGCAATTTCATAAAATTTCTCAAGTGAAAGACCAAATTTTTCACAGCTTGCCATTTGATCCCTATTTGCCCCTCTTGCAAAAGATTTTTCCTTAAAACGTTTTAATAAGAATTGAACATCTATTGATTCTAACTTTTTTTCCGGTTTAATCAGTGCAGCTGCAACAATAAAACCAGTTGTAGGGTCAGCAGCATAAATTGCTTTTTCAATCAAAGTATCTCTAGATTTTTTCCCACTGTGGGCAAGTATTGCATTTTTAATATCTTGACTAACTAAATCTCCAAGCAACTCTACTGTTTTCAATCCATGCTCTTCTGGAGTATTTTTCGTATATTCATAATCTAAGTCATGTAAAAGTCCTGCAAGTCCCCAAGTTTCTTCATCTTCCTCAAAATAGTTTGCAAGATCTCTCATAACTGCTTCTGTTGCAAGACAATGTTTTATGAGATTTTTTGTCTTAACATGTTCATTTAAAAGTTCCCATGCCTGCTGCCTATTTATCATACCTAAACACCTCCACATTTATAGTATATCATAAGTTTAAAACGAAAATCACTAATAATATCTGTAAAATTTTCAAAAATTGTAAAATTCAAAAAAATTCTTAATTTCTTGTTATTTTTTGATTACATCAAATATCAAGTATAATTTAAAACAAACTATAGGAGGGATTAATGTGTACAAATTGAAATGTATAACTTGTGGTACTATTTATGATCCAGAACCAAATATGTATACCTGCCCCAAATGTGGCGAAAGATACGGAACATTAGAAGTAATCTTTAATTACGATTTAATAAATGTTAAAAAATCTGATTTTGACAAACATGGAGATATCTCACAATTTTCAAAGATTTTACCAATTACAGAATATAAAGTCAAACAAGTCGTAGGTAATACCCCTACATATGAATTTAAAAATTATTATGGCATAAAAAAAGTCTTCTTTAAATACGATGGGACAAACCCTACTAGCTCTTACAAAGATAGAGCCTCAGCAATTGCCATCTCAAAAGCATATGAATACGGATATGATACCATCTACTGTGCCTCAACTGGAAATGCAGCAAGCTCTCTAGCAGGCCTTTCAGCACCTACTGATCTTAAAACTTTTATATTTGTACCTAAAAATATTCCAATTGCAAAACTTGCGCAGTTACATGTTTTCGGAGCAAATGTAATTCTTGTTGACGGAAATTATGATCAAGCGTTTGATATATCTACAAAAGTTGGCAAAAAGTTAAATTGGTATTCAAGGAATTCTGCTATTAATCCATACCTTCTTGAGGGCAAAAAGACTGGTGCTATGGAACTTGCTGTACAACTTGATTTTGAAGTTCCAGATATCGTTTTTGTAAGCGCAGGAGATGGAACAGTTATAAGCTCAATTTACAAAGGTTTTTATGATTTTT contains the following coding sequences:
- a CDS encoding NfeD family protein — translated: MAAEILTPTFFIFWFGVGALASALVAFFIGNTIWELVTFIVASGILVILTRPLANKISGEQTRKINVDEIIGKHALVLEDINNKAGTGIIKVNGDTWRAFSNDDEIVIKKGEYVKILQVEGAHVVVEKIDKGV
- a CDS encoding HD-GYP domain-containing protein, which translates into the protein MKNLLRLSARLLLKEGDKLISKELSNFLKEKLYDYDIGFEKGEKDINIFEENGFIFVEKNQDIVFSLKNEKQYFDLLPIIIEKVVRGHLNVLHKDKAEELIVDLLVNIIVLSEVEDSDGYSHTERVARMAEKFGRFLGMDEKELRKFVFHAYLHDVGKISLEQLMLYSPTRMRLFEESYQDHTVMGSIFLSMFEVLWEYIPTVRYHHERWDGKGYPDGLRERQIPYYARVISILDFFDETTHFISSEWESELKTPKEAMEMIKKLSGKYFDPNLVEKFESFLKSEGVI
- the thrS gene encoding threonine--tRNA ligase; translated protein: MKVTLPDGSVKEYREKITLAQIAREISEGLYRNAVGGIVNGMLWDLERPIDFDCEIRIITKKDKEAPEFFRHTMAHIMAQAVMRIYGPENVRLGIGPTIENGFYYDFEILNGVIKEEDLEKIEKEMKKIIKEDLKIERFELSKDEAIKMMEEKGQIYKVELIKEIQDEKVSFYKQGEFVDLCRGPHLPRTGMIKHFKLLSVSGAYWRGSEKNPMLQRIYGTAFATKDELDNYLKMLEEAKKRDHRKLGPKLGLFFINTDVAAGMPIFLPKGATILNELMSFSRQLHKKYGYKEVMTPLIMNVKLWHQSGHWDHYKDNMYFTEKEETEYAVKPMNCPGHILIYKNDVVSYRDLPIRLFEFGKVHRYERSGVLHGLLRVRAFTQDDAHIFCRQDQIEEEVSSVVRLIDELYKPFGFTYRATLSTMPEDHMGDEETWEKATNALKKVLEDIKLDFDIAEGEGAFYGPKVDFHVKDSLGREWQCATIQLDFQMPERFDLKYVDKDGIEKRPVMIHTAKYGSLERFFGILIEHYAGAFPLWISPVQVLVLPVSDKYIDYARKVARLLSENNIRVEVDGRNETLGYKIREAQISKVPYMIIVGENEEKSGKISVRSRDGAEEKDVNIEEFVEIVRKAIAERR
- a CDS encoding HD domain-containing protein; amino-acid sequence: MINRQQAWELLNEHVKTKNLIKHCLATEAVMRDLANYFEEDEETWGLAGLLHDLDYEYTKNTPEEHGLKTVELLGDLVSQDIKNAILAHSGKKSRDTLIEKAIYAADPTTGFIVAAALIKPEKKLESIDVQFLLKRFKEKSFARGANRDQMASCEKFGLSLEKFYEIALNAMKKISKELGL
- the thrC gene encoding threonine synthase, which gives rise to MYKLKCITCGTIYDPEPNMYTCPKCGERYGTLEVIFNYDLINVKKSDFDKHGDISQFSKILPITEYKVKQVVGNTPTYEFKNYYGIKKVFFKYDGTNPTSSYKDRASAIAISKAYEYGYDTIYCASTGNAASSLAGLSAPTDLKTFIFVPKNIPIAKLAQLHVFGANVILVDGNYDQAFDISTKVGKKLNWYSRNSAINPYLLEGKKTGAMELAVQLDFEVPDIVFVSAGDGTVISSIYKGFYDFYNLNLIQKIPKIIGIQAKGADAIAKTFSNGKPYTPVDIIPNTIADSISVGKPRDVIKACKYVEKSGGTFLTVNDEEIKTAIFELAKNTGIFAEPAGAAAYAGFKKAISMDLLKKEDTVAIFITGNGLKDIKAVQDNIKINPIPPVFEKIIEYINGVKK